One Paenisporosarcina sp. FSL H8-0542 genomic region harbors:
- a CDS encoding fumarylacetoacetate hydrolase family protein has product MLNAKIKRTDSRELSSVSVNTETNSIEFEGNEFGINDIPLDNPVTGTVYGTLLNFHGGLERLGDKVNDKPYLSPPVAPVLYIKPENTLNRYGAGIPVPKSESKLEMGASLGIVIGKTAVAVTEETAMDYVAGYTIVNDVSVPHTSLFRPAVQQKCRDGFCPIGPWVIDRDEMKNPDDVTIRVFINNELRQENSTKNLIRPVARLLADVTEFMTLSPGDVLLVGVPEDAPLAIVGDKVRIEIEGVGKLENELVDEESFNRRWSQ; this is encoded by the coding sequence ATGCTTAATGCAAAGATCAAAAGAACTGATTCAAGAGAATTATCTTCCGTATCTGTGAATACAGAAACAAATTCAATCGAATTTGAAGGTAATGAGTTTGGTATAAACGATATACCCTTGGACAACCCCGTTACTGGAACGGTTTATGGTACATTATTGAACTTTCATGGTGGCCTTGAAAGACTTGGTGATAAGGTCAATGATAAACCATACCTTTCGCCTCCAGTTGCTCCTGTTTTATACATTAAACCTGAAAATACATTGAATCGATATGGAGCAGGCATACCAGTTCCTAAAAGCGAATCGAAACTTGAAATGGGTGCTTCACTTGGAATTGTCATCGGCAAAACAGCAGTTGCGGTAACGGAAGAAACAGCAATGGATTATGTGGCAGGCTATACGATCGTTAACGACGTGAGCGTTCCGCATACAAGCCTATTCCGTCCAGCTGTACAACAAAAATGCCGCGATGGATTTTGTCCAATCGGACCATGGGTTATTGATAGGGACGAAATGAAAAATCCGGATGATGTAACCATCCGTGTGTTCATCAACAATGAACTGCGACAGGAAAATTCAACAAAGAATTTAATTCGCCCCGTTGCCCGTTTACTTGCTGACGTGACTGAATTTATGACATTGAGTCCAGGAGACGTATTGCTCGTAGGGGTACCAGAAGATGCGCCACTTGCAATAGTCGGAGATAAAGTCCGGATTGAGATAGAGGGTGTCGGCAAACTAGAAAATGAACTGGTTGACGAAGAATCTTTCAACCGGAG